A genomic region of Bubalus kerabau isolate K-KA32 ecotype Philippines breed swamp buffalo chromosome 10, PCC_UOA_SB_1v2, whole genome shotgun sequence contains the following coding sequences:
- the MAPK6 gene encoding mitogen-activated protein kinase 6, translated as MAEKFESLMNIHGFDLGSRYMDLKPLGCGGNGLVFSAVDNDCDKRVAIKKIVLTDPQSVKHALREIKIIRRLDHDNIVKVFEILGPSGSQLTDDVGSLTELSSVYIVQEYMETDLANVLEQGPLLEEHARLFMYQLLRGLKYIHSANVLHRDLKPANLFINTEDLVLKIGDFGLARIMDPHYSHKGHLSEGLVTKWYRSPRLLLSPNNYTKAIDMWAAGCIFAEMLTGKTLFAGAHELEQMQLILESIPVVHEEDRQELLSVIPVYIRNDMTEPHKPLTQLLPGISREALDFLEQILTFSPMDRLTAEEALSHPYMSIYSFPMDEPISSHPFHIEDEVDDILLMDETHSHIYNWERYHDCQFSEHDWPIHNNFDIEEVQLDPRALSDVTDEEEVQVDPRKYLDGDREKYLEDPAFDTSYSTEPCWQYPDHHENKYCDLECSHTCNYKTRSSSYLDNLVWRESEVNHYYEPKLIIDLSNWKEQSKEKSDKKGKSKCERNGLVKAQIALEEASQQLAEKEREKNQGFDFDSFIAGTIQLSSQHEATDVVDKLNDLNSSVSQLELKSLISKSISREKQEKGMANLAQLEALYQSSWDSQFVGGGEDCFLINQFCCEVRKDEQIEKENTYTSYLDKFFSRKEDTEMLETEPVEDGKLGERGNEEGFLNSSGEFLFNKQLESIGIPQFHSPVGSPLKSIQATLTPSAMKSSPQIPHKTYSSILKHLN; from the exons ATGGCAGAGAAATTTGAAAGTCTCATGAACATTCATGGTTTTGATCTGGGCTCTAGGTATATGGACTTAAAACCATTGGGTTGTGGAGGCAATGGCTTGGTTTTTTCTGCTGTAGACAATGACTGTGACAAAAGAGTAGCCATCAAGAAAATTGTCCTTACTGATCCCCAGAGTGTCAAACATGCTCTACGCGAAATCAAAATTATTAGAAGACTTGACCACGATAACATTGTGAAGGTGTTTGAAATTCTTGGTCCTAGTGGAAGCCAGTTAACAGATGACGTGGGCTCTCTTACCGAACTGAGCAGTGTTTACATTGTTCAGGAATACATGGAGACAGACTTGGCTAATGTGCTGGAGCAGGGCCCTTTACTGGAagagcacgccaggcttttcATGTATCAGCTGCTGCGTGGGCTCAAATACATTCACTCAGCAAACGTGCTGCACAGAGATCTCAAACCAGCTAATCTTTTCATTAATACTGAAGACTTGGTGCTGAAGATAGGTGACTTTGGTCTTGCACGGATCATGGATCCCCATTATTCCCATAAG ggTCATCTTTCTGAAGGATTGGTTACTAAATGGTACAGATCTCCACGTCTTTTACTTTCTCCTAATAATTATACTAAAGCCATTGACATGTGGGCTGCAGGCTGCATCTTTGCTGAAATGCTGACTGGTAAAACCCTCTTTGCag GTGCACATGAACTTGAACAGATGCAGCTGATTTTAGAATCTATTCCTGTTGTCCATGAGGAAGATCGTCAGGAGCTTCTCAGCGTAATTCCAGTTTACATTAGAaatgacatgactgagccacacaAACCTTTAACTCAGCTGCTTCCAGGAATTAGTCGAGAAG CACTGGATTTCCTGGAACAAATTTTGACATTCAGCCCCATGGATCGGTTGACAGCAGAAGAAGCGCTTTCCCATCCTTACATGAgcatttattcttttccaatgGATGAGCCAATCTCAAGTCATCCTTTTCATATTGAAGATGAAGTTGATGATATTTTGCTTATGGATGAAACTCATAGTCACATTTATAACTGGGAAAG gtaCCATGATTGTCAATTTTCAGAGCATGATTGGCCTATACATAACAACTTTGATATTGAGGAAGTTCAGCTAGACCCAAGAGCTCTGTCTGATGTCACTGATGAAGAAGAAGTACAAGTTGATCCTCGAAAATATTTGGATGGAGATCGTGAAAAGTATTTGGAGGATCCTGCTTTTGACACCAGTTACTCTACTGAGCCTTGTTGGCAGTACCCAGATCATCATGAAAACAAATACTGTGATCTGGAGTGTAGCCATACTTGTAACTACAAAACGAGGTCATCATCATATTTAGATAACTTAGTTTGGAGAGAGAGTGAAGTTAATCATTATTATGAACCCAAGCTTATTATAGATCTTTCTAATTGGaaagaacaaagcaaagaaaaatctgATAAGAAGGGCAAGTCAAAATGTGAAAGGAATGGATTGGTTAAAGCCCAGATAGCTTTAGAGGAAGCATCACAGCAACTGgctgaaaaagaaagggaaaagaatcagGGATTTGACTTTGATTCCTTTATTGCAGGAACTATTCAACTTAGTTCACAACATGAGGCTACTGATGTTGTTGACAAATTAAATGACTTGAATAGCTCAGTGTCCCAATTAGAATTGAAAAGTTTGATATCAAAGTCAATAAGccgagaaaaacaggaaaaaggaatggcaaatTTGGCTCAATTAGAAGCATTGTACCAATCTTCTTGGGATAGCCAGtttgtgggtggtggggaggactGTTTTCTCATAAATCAGTTTTGTTGTGAGGTAAGGAAAGATGagcaaattgaaaaggaaaacactTATACCAGTTACCTGGACAAGTTTTTTAGCAGGAAAGAAGATACTGAAATGCTAGAAACTGAGCCGGTAGAGGATGGGAAGCTTGGGGAGAGAGGAAATGAGGAAGGATTTCTGAACAGCAGTGGGGAGTTCCTCTTCAACAAGCAGCTTGAATCCATAGGCATCCCACAGTTTCACAGTCCAGTTGGGTCACCACTTAAGTCAATACAGGCCACATTAACACCTTCTGCTATGAAATCTTCCCCTCAGATTCCTCATAAGACATACAGCAGCATTCTGAAACATCTGAACTAA